The DNA window ATTGAGCGAGAATTGTATCTAACGTACTTGGAAGGTACTTGGCGCGGTTATAGGTAAGCAAACAAACAGATACTTTTGGCATAATCTTTATATTATCATTTTAAGCTTTTAAAAGTCAGGTTTATACCATCCTGAACATCAATTTTCGGCATCCATCCAGGTACAATCGACCCTTTTCCCCAGGGAATCATTACTTCCCGATCCCGATATGGCTTTTCTCCCCAATTGATATTAAGTTTAAAACTTGTCGCTTCTTCAAAAATAGCTGCCAATTCTTTAAGAGTATATAGTTTTTCTGCCTTTACAGCATAAACTGCACCATTGGAAATATCTGGATGATCGGTTTGAAGATGGTTTGCAAGCAATAAAAAAGCATCTACAATATCATCGATATATGAAATATCAATGAGTTGTTCACCTGCAGACATATCTAACGATTCACCACTTTTAGCAATCAGTTCCCATAAGTTAAATATTTTAGGTCTGGTATCATCTGGTCCATAAGTGTCGCAAAGCCGGAGTGTGGCGAATTTGATTTGATTCGTTTCTATATAATATTTGGCAATACTTTCGAATGCCTGTTTGGTTGCTGCATAAAGGTTTACCGGTGAGTAATCAGCATTTTGATAGTTCTGCCAAAAGGTACCTGTATTAATAAACCATTTTAACTTGGCTTGCGAAGCACATTCAAGAATATATGTACTAAACCTTACATTAGAATCAATTAGCTTTACTGCATCTTCAGGTTTATGTATGGTAAGATAAAGAGAAGCTAAATGAATTATTCCGTCAAAAGATTCCCTGATTAAGTATTCAGTATCCTTCGGAATGTTTGTTTCGTTTAGCTTGTAGGTAAAAACCGTATCATCAAAGGGAGATTGTTCTTCTCCAAACAAATTTATTGTTATCTCATGATCTTCCTCAACGAGCTTTTTAACCAAATGTTTGCCGATAAAACCTGTTGCTCCTGTAATAAATATCTTCATCACTCAAAATTAAAATTTGTATCCGCAAAATCCGGGAAACTTAAATCGCGCTCATTCATAATTGGGTTTACGATGCCCCAGTCCATTCCAAAAGAGTTGTATTTTATGCCTTTGTCGCAAGCATTGTTGTAGCATGAGGTTTGTAAATAGGTAACCATTGTATGGTCATCCAGACTAAAAAAACCATGTGCAATGCCAACCGGGATATAAATCAGGATAGGGTTTTCGGTATTTAATTCGATGAAGAAATGCTGCCCAAAAGTTGGGGACGATTTACGAATATCGAGTACCACATCTATGATAGAACCCTGATTCACATAAACTAATTTCGTATGCTCGGCCGGAGGGATCTGAAAATGCATGCCACGGATAACGTTTTTATGAGAAATGGAATAATAGCTTTCTTTGAAGTTGGTTTTCAATCCGTTTTCAGCAAAGAAATCTTCGTTAAAAACTTTAATAAAACTGCCACGGTTGTCTTTGAATTCCTTTAAGTGAATGAGTTTAAGTCCGGGGATTGGGGTATTTTCTATGTACATATTTCACGAATTTTGACGAATTACACTGATTATTCCCAATCGTCGGTTAGCACATTTTGTTGAGGGACATCTTTAGTAATCAATGCTTGTTTAAAGGCTTTGATCATAGCTGGTGGGCCAGAGATAAAGTAGTTCGAATGAATGCCGTTGTCAAGGAAAATTTCCTCTATGTCTATAACACCATCAGTTTCTTCAATGAATGATTTCACGAATGAAGACGAATTACATTCATCCGAATTGCACGAATTATTACGAATTTCACGGATTTGGTTCATCCTGCCAAGTTCTTCGTGGTAAATGTGATGATCTTTTGAACGAAACCCGAGATAGACGCGTGGGTTGATGTATTCGTTGAATGATTCGTGGGTGAAAAGGGAGAGGAAAGGGGTAATGCCTGTTCCTCCGGCAATGAATACGGTGTTTGTTTTGTTGTGTGGCTGTGTAAACAGGTCGCCATAGGGTAGTTTGAGCCATATTTCGGAGCCAACCTTTAGTTGTTCTCCCATTTGTTTGGTAAACTGACCTTTTACCGCGTATGTTATTTTTATTGTTTTTTCATCGGGGCTGCTCTGCATCGAAAAGCATCGGGAGTCGGGCCATTGGCTTGTACCATCGTAATCTTTATCGAT is part of the Bacteroidales bacterium genome and encodes:
- a CDS encoding NAD(P)-dependent oxidoreductase codes for the protein MKIFITGATGFIGKHLVKKLVEEDHEITINLFGEEQSPFDDTVFTYKLNETNIPKDTEYLIRESFDGIIHLASLYLTIHKPEDAVKLIDSNVRFSTYILECASQAKLKWFINTGTFWQNYQNADYSPVNLYAATKQAFESIAKYYIETNQIKFATLRLCDTYGPDDTRPKIFNLWELIAKSGESLDMSAGEQLIDISYIDDIVDAFLLLANHLQTDHPDISNGAVYAVKAEKLYTLKELAAIFEEATSFKLNINWGEKPYRDREVMIPWGKGSIVPGWMPKIDVQDGINLTFKSLK
- a CDS encoding dTDP-4-dehydrorhamnose 3,5-epimerase family protein, with the protein product MYIENTPIPGLKLIHLKEFKDNRGSFIKVFNEDFFAENGLKTNFKESYYSISHKNVIRGMHFQIPPAEHTKLVYVNQGSIIDVVLDIRKSSPTFGQHFFIELNTENPILIYIPVGIAHGFFSLDDHTMVTYLQTSCYNNACDKGIKYNSFGMDWGIVNPIMNERDLSFPDFADTNFNFE
- a CDS encoding FAD-dependent oxidoreductase, whose protein sequence is MLQKKYKSELISIINPLEGIYTLEFASLSGKYKYHPGQFLHIAIDKDYDGTSQWPDSRCFSMQSSPDEKTIKITYAVKGQFTKQMGEQLKVGSEIWLKLPYGDLFTQPHNKTNTVFIAGGTGITPFLSLFTHESFNEYINPRVYLGFRSKDHHIYHEELGRMNQIREIRNNSCNSDECNSSSFVKSFIEETDGVIDIEEIFLDNGIHSNYFISGPPAMIKAFKQALITKDVPQQNVLTDDWE